From a single Alloactinosynnema sp. L-07 genomic region:
- a CDS encoding decaprenyl-phosphate phosphoribosyltransferase gives MTTSAIKTTESNVLVGLLRTARPRQWVKNVLVLAAPFAANRILDRDVLTDAAIAFVAFCLVSSAVYLVNDAVDVEADRAHPTKRNRPIAAGIVPVPVAYAVSAVLLVLSLGVGMLAGWPLVIVLSVYAAVQLGYCFGLKHQPVIDLCIVASGFLLRAIAGGVAASIPLSQWFLLVTAFGSLFMVSGKRYAEITLFEQTGAKIRASLSKYSSSYLRFVWATSAAIMITTYCLWAFEIRERSPHNSIWAVISIVPFVIAVLRYAVDIDHGGAGEPEDIALKDRALQVLGASWVICLGLSVYL, from the coding sequence ATGACCACTTCGGCGATCAAGACAACGGAGTCGAACGTGCTGGTCGGGCTTCTGCGGACGGCGCGGCCACGCCAATGGGTGAAGAACGTCCTGGTGCTCGCCGCACCCTTCGCGGCCAACCGCATCCTCGACCGCGACGTCCTGACCGACGCCGCCATCGCCTTCGTCGCGTTCTGCCTGGTGTCTTCGGCGGTCTATCTGGTCAACGACGCCGTCGACGTCGAGGCCGACCGCGCCCACCCGACCAAGCGCAACCGCCCCATCGCCGCCGGAATCGTCCCGGTGCCGGTGGCCTACGCGGTCTCGGCGGTCCTGCTGGTCCTGTCACTCGGCGTCGGCATGCTCGCGGGCTGGCCGCTGGTGATCGTGCTGTCGGTCTACGCGGCGGTGCAGCTGGGCTACTGCTTCGGACTCAAGCACCAGCCGGTGATCGACCTGTGCATCGTCGCCTCCGGCTTCCTCCTGCGCGCCATCGCGGGCGGTGTCGCCGCGAGCATCCCGCTGTCCCAGTGGTTCCTGCTGGTCACCGCGTTCGGCTCGCTGTTCATGGTCTCCGGCAAGCGCTACGCCGAAATCACCCTCTTCGAACAAACCGGTGCGAAGATCCGCGCGTCACTGTCGAAGTACTCGTCGAGCTACCTGCGCTTCGTCTGGGCCACCTCGGCGGCCATCATGATCACCACGTACTGCCTGTGGGCCTTCGAGATCCGCGAACGCAGCCCCCACAACTCCATCTGGGCCGTCATCTCCATCGTCCCCTTCGTCATAGCCGTCCTCCGCTACGCCGTCGACATCGACCACGGCGGCGCCGGAGAGCCAGAAGACATCGCCCTCAAAGACCGAGCCCTCCAAGTCCTCGGCGCCAGCTGGGTCATCTGCCTGGGACTTTCGGTTTATCTCTAA
- a CDS encoding phosphatase PAP2 family protein, which yields MVGRETAALSRVQGAIGRGPVVKAARGLSLFGEHSAGWFALGLVGAAVDRRRRRDWLAASAGVVAAHAASIAVKRVVRRPRPDDPSVRVLVSTPSKLSFPSSHATSTTAAAVLFSGLTGRRLVPLLVPPMLLSRLVLGVHYPTDVVAGSVLGAVVGGLLRRKLRSR from the coding sequence GTGGTGGGGCGTGAGACCGCCGCACTGAGCCGGGTGCAGGGCGCCATCGGCCGCGGGCCGGTGGTGAAGGCAGCCCGAGGGTTGTCCCTGTTCGGTGAACACAGCGCGGGCTGGTTCGCGCTCGGCCTGGTCGGCGCCGCCGTCGACCGCCGCAGGCGCCGCGACTGGCTCGCGGCCTCGGCGGGCGTCGTGGCGGCCCACGCCGCGTCCATCGCGGTCAAGCGGGTCGTCCGGCGCCCTCGCCCGGACGACCCCTCGGTCCGCGTGCTGGTGTCGACGCCGAGCAAGCTGAGCTTCCCGTCGTCACACGCCACCTCCACCACCGCGGCGGCCGTGCTGTTCTCCGGCCTCACCGGCCGCAGGCTGGTCCCGCTGCTCGTGCCGCCGATGCTGCTCTCCCGCCTGGTCCTGGGCGTGCACTACCCGACCGATGTCGTCGCGGGCTCCGTGCTCGGCGCGGTCGTCGGCGGCCTCCTGCGACGCAAGCTGAGGTCCCGATGA